A stretch of Synechococcus sp. WH 8020 DNA encodes these proteins:
- a CDS encoding MGH1-like glycoside hydrolase domain-containing protein, whose amino-acid sequence MSEAIDGLDAYELNCSAKGTWLFTENETNTQALWGEPLTQPYVKDAFNRYLINGEQNAVNPAQQGSKAALHLHHTLAAGESWVVHLRLRRQSDQATNQTLPIAAADSARLVEMRYLEWKHHQEWIAPGLNDEDRAIHSAAGAGLFWCRKFYNWNVTRWLRGDNNSTRPPKQRWETENAYWKTLRAKNIISMPDCWEYPYFCQWDLMFHAVAFAEFDATEAKQQCRMLRQAYYTATNGQSPAYEWALSDANPPIGAWAALRIFQISRRHTGEGDYAFLRASLRELLLEYGWWTNRTDRNGDNLFEGGFLGLDNIAIFDRRYPLKDGSRIEQSDGTAWMGLLSLNLLQTTVILAEEDREEYIELCSRFVRDFTRLTYSLNSSVGRGFVNWDDKDGFYYDVLKRPDGSTDYLRTRSISGLIPLLAVNSFAASSVKAIPSLDVGLHLAQLEEERGAPFDAISHLGSWNHDRILFSIVPPERLRRILKRVFDEEEFLSPYGIRSLSKAYENNPYSYQQGDDYASISYSPADSPIAMFGGNSNWRGPVWMPINFLLIEALQKFGHFFGDDFKIEFPTGSGQEMNLWEISLELEKRLIGIFRRDENQRRAFNGDVEVFQNDPLWRDLFLFNEYFHGCNGSGIGASHQTGWTAIVAKMMTQLQRWQPNKES is encoded by the coding sequence GTGTCGGAGGCCATCGATGGCCTTGATGCTTACGAACTGAACTGCAGTGCAAAGGGCACGTGGCTTTTCACAGAAAATGAAACCAATACTCAGGCTCTCTGGGGCGAACCCCTTACTCAGCCTTACGTGAAAGACGCCTTCAACCGCTATCTAATTAACGGGGAACAGAACGCCGTCAATCCAGCTCAGCAGGGCAGCAAAGCCGCTCTTCACCTCCATCACACTCTCGCCGCAGGAGAGTCTTGGGTTGTGCATTTACGACTGCGTCGACAAAGCGACCAAGCAACGAACCAAACATTGCCAATCGCTGCAGCGGACAGCGCACGTTTGGTTGAGATGCGATACCTGGAATGGAAGCATCATCAGGAATGGATTGCTCCAGGTCTCAACGACGAAGACCGCGCCATCCACTCTGCTGCAGGAGCAGGGCTGTTCTGGTGCAGAAAATTTTACAACTGGAATGTCACTCGCTGGCTAAGAGGAGACAACAACTCAACTCGCCCTCCCAAACAACGCTGGGAAACTGAAAACGCTTACTGGAAAACATTACGCGCTAAAAATATTATTTCCATGCCAGATTGCTGGGAATACCCCTACTTCTGCCAATGGGATTTAATGTTTCACGCCGTCGCTTTTGCAGAATTCGATGCTACTGAAGCGAAGCAACAATGTCGAATGCTAAGACAGGCCTATTACACAGCAACAAATGGTCAATCCCCTGCCTACGAATGGGCACTTTCTGATGCCAATCCACCCATTGGTGCGTGGGCAGCCCTGCGGATCTTTCAGATCAGCCGCCGCCACACAGGAGAAGGAGACTATGCCTTCTTAAGGGCAAGTCTCCGAGAGCTATTGCTCGAATATGGTTGGTGGACAAACAGAACTGATCGCAATGGAGACAACCTGTTTGAGGGAGGCTTCCTAGGCCTCGACAATATTGCCATCTTCGATCGACGCTATCCTCTTAAAGACGGAAGTCGCATCGAACAATCAGATGGCACAGCCTGGATGGGGCTCCTGAGCCTTAACTTGCTACAAACAACGGTGATTCTTGCAGAAGAAGATCGAGAAGAATACATCGAACTGTGCTCACGTTTTGTTCGCGATTTTACTCGTCTAACATATTCTCTAAATAGTTCTGTTGGCCGAGGATTTGTTAACTGGGACGATAAAGATGGCTTTTATTATGACGTTCTCAAGCGCCCTGATGGCTCTACTGATTATCTGCGCACTAGATCGATTAGTGGTCTCATCCCACTTTTAGCTGTCAATAGCTTTGCCGCCAGCAGCGTAAAAGCTATTCCTTCTCTAGACGTTGGCCTCCATCTCGCGCAGCTCGAAGAAGAACGGGGAGCACCTTTCGATGCAATCAGCCACCTTGGATCCTGGAATCACGATCGCATTTTGTTCTCCATCGTTCCACCTGAAAGACTTAGGCGCATTCTTAAACGCGTTTTCGATGAAGAAGAATTCCTTTCCCCTTATGGAATCAGAAGCCTATCCAAAGCCTATGAAAACAACCCATATTCATATCAACAGGGTGATGACTATGCTTCGATTAGCTACAGCCCTGCAGACAGCCCCATAGCAATGTTCGGAGGAAATTCAAATTGGCGTGGGCCAGTGTGGATGCCAATTAATTTCCTATTAATCGAGGCTCTTCAGAAATTTGGTCATTTCTTCGGCGATGATTTCAAAATAGAGTTCCCAACAGGTTCTGGACAAGAAATGAATCTCTGGGAAATTTCTCTTGAACTAGAGAAGCGCCTTATTGGAATATTCAGACGGGATGAAAACCAACGCAGAGCCTTCAATGGTGATGTTGAAGTCTTCCAAAATGACCCCCTATGGCGTGACTTATTCCTATTCAATGAATATTTTCATGGCTGTAATGGATCAGGGATTGGAGCGAGTCACCAAACAGGCTGGACCGCAATCGTTGCAAAAATGATGACGCAACTTCAGCGTTGGCAACCCAACAAGGAAAGCTGA
- a CDS encoding NAD(P)H-quinone oxidoreductase subunit L: MSIENLLSSVSLDTLLVIGGYAALGGLYLVVMPLLLFFWMNVRWHVMGKIERFSVYGLVFFFFPGMIVFAPFLNLRLSGQGEV; the protein is encoded by the coding sequence GTGTCCATCGAGAATCTTCTGTCTTCGGTTTCCTTAGACACGCTGCTTGTGATCGGTGGCTATGCGGCTTTGGGTGGCCTCTACCTCGTTGTGATGCCACTCCTACTCTTCTTTTGGATGAATGTGCGCTGGCATGTGATGGGGAAGATCGAGCGCTTCTCTGTGTACGGCCTGGTGTTCTTCTTCTTCCCAGGGATGATTGTGTTCGCACCATTCCTTAATCTCCGCCTCAGCGGCCAAGGGGAGGTTTAA
- a CDS encoding SMP-30/gluconolactonase/LRE family protein: MSVYRSEFVETSVEVVDPRFHSLVLFNAQLEKLFDGCRWLEGPVWFGDQQRLLVSDIPNDRILSWDESNGLRIFRHSAGFPNGQTRDRQGRLLTCSHGHRALLRTEHNGQVVSLVDSHQGQPLNTPNDVVVKSDGTVWFSDPLYGLVNDFEGGRRHSFQPAVIYRFDPADRSLQAMTSPDEVKGPNGLAFSPDESMLYVVDTCAPDDSTPDPLIHLFDVEEGGSKLSGRRDFHRVNNGNADGIRVDAIGNVWSSAGNGVHCIAPDGTLLGRIATPRLVGNLCFGGVNGNRLFLCSWDTMYSIYVNTRGLQHPALS; the protein is encoded by the coding sequence ATGAGCGTGTATCGCAGTGAGTTTGTCGAGACCAGTGTCGAAGTGGTCGATCCTCGATTTCACTCATTGGTGTTGTTCAACGCACAGTTGGAAAAACTGTTCGACGGTTGCCGATGGCTGGAGGGGCCGGTGTGGTTCGGTGACCAGCAGCGGCTACTGGTGTCTGACATCCCAAACGATCGGATTTTGTCTTGGGATGAAAGCAATGGTCTCCGTATTTTTCGACATTCCGCTGGCTTTCCTAATGGGCAAACAAGGGATCGTCAGGGACGGTTACTGACTTGCAGCCATGGTCATCGTGCTTTGCTTCGAACAGAACACAACGGTCAGGTTGTTTCGTTAGTGGACTCTCATCAGGGCCAGCCTTTAAACACCCCCAATGATGTTGTGGTCAAGAGTGATGGCACTGTTTGGTTCAGTGATCCTCTCTATGGGCTGGTCAATGATTTCGAAGGAGGGCGTCGGCACTCCTTTCAGCCAGCGGTGATTTATCGCTTTGATCCGGCGGATCGCTCACTCCAGGCCATGACGTCTCCAGACGAGGTGAAAGGGCCAAATGGGCTTGCCTTTTCACCTGATGAGTCGATGCTGTATGTCGTCGATACCTGTGCCCCGGATGATTCGACCCCTGATCCCCTGATCCACCTATTCGACGTTGAGGAAGGCGGTTCGAAGCTCTCGGGCCGCCGAGATTTCCACCGAGTCAACAATGGCAACGCCGATGGAATTCGTGTGGATGCGATCGGCAATGTCTGGAGCAGTGCTGGTAACGGGGTCCATTGCATTGCTCCCGATGGAACTTTGCTGGGCCGGATTGCTACACCACGTCTGGTCGGCAACCTCTGCTTCGGTGGTGTTAATGGCAATCGGCTGTTTTTGTGCAGCTGGGACACTATGTATTCCATTTATGTCAACACAAGGGGGCTGCAGCACCCTGCTCTGTCCTAA
- a CDS encoding SDR family NAD(P)-dependent oxidoreductase — protein sequence MTQVPHALASLCLQDKVIVVTGGNSGIGKAIVEVVGSLGAKVVIDYRSHPERTEELIDEVGELGGRSIGVQADVSKLEDLQQLIDTAVQTFGKIDVMVNNAGIETRTSILDTSPEDFDNVMNVNLRGVFFATQYAAKQMISQGSGGRIINISSVHEDWPMPNNTPYCVAKGGVRMLTRTAGVELAGKGVSIVNVGPGAVATPINDSTMNDPELLAKLNAAIPIGRMAQPAEIASVVAFLAGNGASYMTATSVFADGGIMMSSPGL from the coding sequence ATGACTCAGGTTCCCCACGCTTTAGCTTCCCTCTGCCTGCAGGACAAAGTCATTGTTGTCACAGGCGGAAATTCCGGTATTGGCAAAGCAATTGTTGAAGTGGTGGGAAGCCTGGGCGCCAAAGTCGTGATCGACTACCGCTCTCATCCTGAGCGGACTGAGGAATTAATCGATGAAGTGGGCGAACTCGGTGGTCGATCGATTGGTGTTCAGGCTGATGTCAGCAAGCTCGAGGATCTACAACAATTAATCGATACCGCTGTACAAACATTCGGAAAAATTGATGTGATGGTAAACAATGCTGGTATCGAAACGCGTACATCGATTCTGGATACCTCTCCAGAAGACTTTGACAACGTTATGAATGTGAATTTACGCGGTGTATTCTTCGCTACTCAATACGCTGCAAAACAGATGATTAGCCAAGGAAGTGGTGGCCGAATCATCAATATCTCTTCAGTCCATGAAGATTGGCCTATGCCAAATAACACCCCATACTGCGTCGCCAAAGGGGGCGTTCGCATGCTCACACGCACGGCTGGAGTGGAACTCGCAGGCAAAGGCGTCTCCATCGTGAATGTAGGCCCCGGAGCAGTTGCAACCCCCATTAACGACTCCACCATGAACGATCCAGAATTACTAGCCAAATTGAATGCAGCCATCCCGATTGGGCGTATGGCACAGCCAGCGGAAATCGCTTCAGTGGTTGCCTTTTTGGCCGGGAATGGAGCCAGCTACATGACAGCCACTAGCGTGTTCGCAGATGGCGGGATCATGATGAGCAGCCCTGGGCTCTGA
- a CDS encoding cupin domain-containing protein, which produces MSDPLAPVAETYWHLWTDADGISRQESCTISQFTLGRLGERNSPQFSRGLMKDGNAFVTYLPVGWVGPWHENPEPKWIYVLRGAWTVTSMDGQIALMKAGEYSYGGDQGCIMTPDGRTGHLSAQVGDEPCVQLIIQRNDQAWRNLPPGSFS; this is translated from the coding sequence ATGAGCGACCCTCTGGCACCTGTTGCTGAAACCTATTGGCATCTCTGGACGGATGCCGATGGGATCAGTCGGCAAGAGAGTTGCACGATTAGTCAGTTCACTCTTGGTCGTCTGGGAGAGCGCAATTCACCTCAGTTTTCAAGAGGTTTGATGAAGGATGGCAATGCGTTTGTCACTTATCTGCCGGTTGGCTGGGTGGGGCCTTGGCATGAGAATCCTGAGCCAAAATGGATTTATGTGCTGCGTGGGGCCTGGACTGTGACGAGTATGGACGGGCAGATTGCATTGATGAAAGCTGGCGAATATTCGTACGGCGGAGATCAGGGTTGCATCATGACGCCAGATGGACGCACTGGGCATCTTTCCGCGCAGGTTGGCGATGAACCCTGTGTGCAACTGATTATCCAGCGCAATGATCAAGCTTGGAGAAATCTTCCTCCAGGATCTTTCAGCTGA
- a CDS encoding YciI family protein → MARFVLWGTYCDGALQKREPFRDEHLAGLRALKEQGTLITLGPTEGSTHVFAIFESDSKASVCALLEQDVYWREGIWTQLDVYPWVQAF, encoded by the coding sequence ATGGCGCGCTTCGTTCTTTGGGGTACATATTGTGATGGCGCACTTCAAAAGCGTGAGCCTTTTCGAGATGAGCATCTTGCTGGACTGCGTGCTCTTAAAGAACAGGGAACATTAATCACGTTGGGCCCTACGGAAGGAAGCACTCATGTCTTTGCCATCTTTGAATCAGACAGCAAAGCCAGCGTCTGTGCCCTCCTTGAACAAGATGTGTATTGGCGTGAAGGAATTTGGACGCAGCTGGATGTTTATCCCTGGGTCCAAGCCTTTTGA
- a CDS encoding GMC family oxidoreductase, translated as MVCSTRSTARCTSIEPQGEDFDVVIIGSGAGGGTLARALADSGHSILILERGGWLPREPQNWDPVEVFQNDRYVSKDLWEDKDGTSFQPGSHYFVGGASKMYGAAHFRLRERDFESVMHVDGESPEWPIKYDVFEPYYRKAEEWYHVHGLRGEDPFEPPASSPYPYEPISHEPRMQKLVDDLRSAGLRPFHQPTGVALNETSPAFSDCVRCNRCDGFPCLVHAKGDAEVMGVRPALNHDNVFLLTNAEVVRLNTNSSGREVSEVVVNHEGKERHFKGSIVVISAGAANSARLLLMSANEAHPHGLANSSDQVGRNYMYHNCKAVVALAHEPNHTVFQKTVAINDWYFGDNDFDFPMGHVQMTGKTNGAMMKGYKPRLTALAPTWSMDKLAEHSLDFWMQTEDLPRSSNRVTVNHEGKIHLNYTPTNNQASQELISRLEGLLDKLYLKNHLAERQVYFASAMELAAVGHQCGTCRFGQDPKTSVLNLNCRTHDVDNLYVVDTSFFPSSAAVNPSLTAIANAIRISDHLRERLNG; from the coding sequence ATGGTTTGCTCCACCCGATCGACTGCGCGCTGTACGTCGATCGAACCTCAAGGAGAAGACTTTGATGTTGTGATCATCGGAAGTGGCGCTGGGGGTGGAACTCTGGCCAGGGCACTTGCCGATTCCGGCCATTCGATTCTGATCCTCGAGCGAGGTGGATGGCTGCCAAGAGAACCTCAAAATTGGGATCCGGTTGAAGTGTTCCAAAATGATCGTTATGTCTCCAAGGATCTTTGGGAAGACAAAGATGGGACATCCTTCCAACCAGGAAGCCATTACTTCGTAGGTGGTGCTTCAAAAATGTATGGGGCTGCTCACTTCAGGCTGCGTGAGCGTGACTTTGAATCGGTGATGCATGTTGATGGAGAGTCACCGGAATGGCCGATCAAATATGACGTTTTTGAACCCTATTACCGCAAAGCAGAAGAGTGGTATCACGTGCATGGTTTAAGAGGCGAAGACCCGTTTGAACCCCCTGCATCGTCTCCTTATCCCTACGAACCGATTAGCCATGAACCCCGAATGCAAAAGCTGGTCGATGACCTTCGATCTGCAGGACTAAGACCTTTTCATCAGCCCACAGGTGTTGCTCTCAACGAAACATCGCCAGCATTTAGTGACTGCGTGCGCTGTAACCGCTGCGATGGTTTTCCCTGTTTGGTGCATGCAAAAGGCGATGCTGAAGTGATGGGAGTGAGGCCAGCGCTCAATCATGACAACGTTTTCCTCCTAACCAATGCCGAGGTTGTTCGGCTCAACACCAACTCCTCAGGCCGTGAGGTCAGTGAAGTAGTTGTGAATCACGAAGGCAAAGAACGGCATTTCAAGGGAAGTATTGTTGTGATCTCTGCAGGGGCCGCGAATTCGGCTCGTCTGCTTTTAATGTCAGCTAATGAGGCGCACCCCCACGGATTAGCCAACAGCTCGGATCAGGTAGGAAGAAACTATATGTACCACAACTGCAAAGCAGTTGTGGCCTTAGCGCATGAGCCAAATCACACGGTGTTTCAGAAAACGGTAGCCATCAATGACTGGTACTTCGGAGACAACGATTTTGATTTTCCAATGGGTCATGTGCAAATGACGGGCAAAACCAATGGGGCCATGATGAAAGGATATAAACCACGACTGACCGCCTTAGCTCCGACTTGGAGCATGGACAAACTCGCAGAGCATTCCCTGGATTTTTGGATGCAAACAGAGGATCTACCTCGGTCATCCAATCGTGTCACAGTTAATCATGAAGGTAAAATTCATCTGAACTACACCCCAACCAATAATCAAGCATCGCAGGAGTTAATCTCAAGGTTAGAAGGATTACTAGACAAGCTGTACCTAAAAAATCACTTAGCAGAAAGGCAGGTGTACTTTGCATCAGCCATGGAGCTTGCGGCAGTAGGCCATCAATGCGGCACTTGTCGATTTGGTCAAGACCCAAAAACCTCTGTCCTAAATCTGAATTGCCGCACTCATGATGTCGACAACCTTTACGTTGTTGATACCAGCTTCTTCCCAAGCAGCGCAGCGGTGAATCCATCTCTCACCGCTATCGCTAATGCCATTCGCATCAGCGATCACCTGCGTGAGCGACTCAACGGTTAA
- the trpA gene encoding tryptophan synthase subunit alpha codes for MTDQFSRIEAVFSRTAQEQRMALMPFLMAGDPDLSATADLLLSLQANGADIVELGIPYSDPLADGPVIQAAAFRALEQKTTPAKVIEMLAGLKDQLSMPVILFTYTNPLLNRGPERFFADAAAAGAAGLVVPDLPLEEAERLSPLAATFGLDLVLLVAPTTPQNRMQRIAESSRGFTYLVSVTGVTGERVKLQDRVASLVSDLKACNSGPVAVGFGISGPEQVLQVKQWGADGAIVGSALVKRIAAAAPGKAALEAGEFCRQLRDAAG; via the coding sequence GTGACGGATCAATTTTCGAGGATTGAAGCGGTTTTCTCCCGAACGGCTCAGGAGCAACGCATGGCATTGATGCCATTTTTGATGGCAGGGGATCCAGATTTGAGCGCAACTGCTGATCTGCTTCTGAGCCTTCAAGCCAATGGTGCTGACATTGTTGAGCTAGGGATCCCCTACTCGGATCCACTGGCAGATGGTCCTGTGATTCAGGCTGCTGCCTTTCGGGCTTTGGAGCAAAAGACCACGCCAGCGAAAGTGATCGAGATGTTGGCTGGGTTGAAAGATCAGCTCAGCATGCCTGTGATTCTGTTTACCTACACGAACCCGCTACTCAATCGAGGGCCGGAGCGCTTTTTTGCGGATGCTGCTGCTGCTGGTGCTGCAGGCTTAGTGGTGCCTGATCTTCCTTTGGAGGAAGCGGAGAGATTGTCGCCTTTGGCTGCGACGTTTGGACTGGATTTGGTGCTGCTCGTTGCACCGACAACACCACAGAATCGGATGCAGCGAATTGCTGAATCCAGCCGTGGTTTCACTTATTTGGTGAGTGTGACCGGTGTAACTGGAGAGCGCGTGAAGCTCCAAGATCGCGTGGCGTCTTTAGTGAGCGATTTAAAGGCTTGTAACAGCGGTCCGGTGGCTGTTGGGTTTGGGATTTCTGGTCCTGAACAAGTTTTGCAAGTGAAACAGTGGGGAGCTGATGGTGCGATTGTGGGTAGTGCTCTGGTGAAACGCATTGCCGCTGCAGCGCCCGGGAAAGCCGCATTAGAGGCCGGAGAGTTTTGCAGGCAATTGAGGGATGCTGCTGGATGA
- a CDS encoding DUF3007 family protein, whose amino-acid sequence MTRAGVLKLGLGLLLAGGVGFWLFKAAGFEGFSAGIAAEAVLVVIVVGWTGSYLFRVVTGQMTYMQQRRRYRKEYDQLTTEQLQARFDALSPDEQQALLASLNLDESESEQTTKP is encoded by the coding sequence TTGACGCGTGCAGGTGTTCTCAAGCTTGGTCTGGGTCTCTTACTCGCTGGGGGTGTTGGTTTCTGGCTGTTTAAGGCTGCAGGGTTTGAGGGGTTTTCAGCAGGAATCGCTGCTGAAGCTGTGTTGGTGGTGATTGTTGTGGGTTGGACAGGCTCCTACCTCTTCAGGGTGGTGACTGGACAGATGACCTACATGCAGCAGCGACGCCGCTACCGAAAGGAATACGACCAACTCACAACAGAGCAGCTTCAGGCTCGTTTTGATGCCTTAAGCCCGGATGAGCAGCAAGCCTTGCTCGCATCTCTCAATTTGGATGAGTCCGAATCGGAACAGACCACTAAACCGTAG
- the pyrC gene encoding dihydroorotase, with amino-acid sequence MTSSDRLVLRRPDDWHVHLRDGAMLKAVLPATARTFARAIVMPNLRPPVTSVDEAVAYRARILAALPEGVSFEPLMTAYLTDAIDPGELDRGFREGVFSAAKLYPANATTNSAAGVSDLHNISAVLECMEAIDMPLLIHGEVTDPDVDVFDREAQFIERHLKPLRERHPRLRIILEHITTEEAVIYIRESYQGGDQRIAATITPHHLHLNRNAMFVGGLRSDFYCLPIVKRECHRRALVQAATSGLPCFFLGTDSAPHPRSGKDSACGCAGIFNAFHALESYATVFEQEGALDRLEGFASEYGPHFYGLPLNADTVTLVRRDQPIPSRLLPPQSARVGDDTLPESEWPLLFHAGETLAWCVEINGHSGPN; translated from the coding sequence ATGACGTCCTCAGATCGTCTGGTCTTGCGTCGTCCGGATGACTGGCATGTGCATCTCAGGGATGGCGCCATGTTGAAGGCTGTACTTCCTGCCACTGCCAGAACCTTTGCCCGGGCGATCGTGATGCCCAATTTGCGTCCACCTGTGACGTCGGTCGATGAGGCAGTCGCTTATCGCGCCAGGATTCTCGCGGCTCTGCCCGAGGGAGTCAGCTTTGAACCTCTGATGACGGCCTATCTCACCGATGCCATCGATCCTGGGGAATTGGACCGCGGCTTTCGTGAGGGCGTGTTCAGTGCAGCCAAGCTTTATCCCGCTAATGCCACCACCAATTCAGCAGCTGGTGTGAGTGATCTCCATAACATTTCAGCAGTGCTGGAGTGTATGGAGGCCATTGATATGCCCCTCCTGATTCATGGCGAGGTCACCGATCCCGATGTGGACGTGTTTGATCGGGAAGCCCAATTCATTGAGCGGCACTTGAAGCCTTTGCGTGAACGTCATCCCAGGCTGCGCATCATTCTCGAGCACATCACCACTGAGGAAGCTGTGATCTATATCCGGGAGTCTTATCAGGGCGGTGATCAACGCATCGCCGCCACGATCACGCCGCATCATCTTCACCTCAATCGAAATGCGATGTTTGTCGGTGGCCTGCGCAGTGACTTCTACTGTCTTCCGATTGTGAAACGAGAATGCCACCGAAGGGCTTTGGTCCAGGCTGCCACCAGTGGTCTTCCTTGTTTCTTCTTAGGTACGGACTCGGCACCACACCCCCGCTCAGGTAAAGACTCAGCGTGCGGATGTGCAGGAATTTTCAATGCGTTCCATGCGCTGGAGAGTTATGCCACCGTGTTTGAACAGGAAGGAGCACTTGATCGCCTTGAGGGCTTTGCCAGTGAGTACGGTCCGCATTTTTACGGTCTGCCCCTGAATGCCGACACCGTGACGTTGGTTCGGCGGGATCAGCCCATTCCCTCTCGATTGTTGCCTCCCCAGTCAGCACGCGTTGGGGATGACACCTTGCCTGAGTCAGAGTGGCCTCTCCTTTTTCATGCCGGGGAAACACTCGCCTGGTGTGTGGAAATAAATGGGCACTCCGGCCCAAACTGA
- a CDS encoding VOC family protein, whose translation MVSQSGRIEGVAFSAPQPEALAPLFDALGAVAQPRQCLEKEAAVQRFGLSAGRAEITPFLLGHERIEIIHFPEAPLRHKVDPGPSNTLWFQHVAIVVRDLLRAAERLAPVVTPISAAPQYLPNGVGAWKFRNACGHAMELLFFPEGMGDPRWHQSGESLFQGLDHSAIAVSDSDRSLRFYVRELGLELRYASYNQGVEQQRLDDLDAAEVVIHGVGGRSGCGVEFLRYVQPEPIGPSSVDLQPQDALYAQILVRDTTLATGQLLVDPDGHRLWLHP comes from the coding sequence ATGGTTTCACAATCTGGACGGATTGAGGGTGTGGCGTTTTCAGCCCCTCAACCTGAAGCACTAGCACCCCTTTTCGATGCTCTCGGAGCTGTTGCGCAACCTCGGCAATGTCTCGAGAAAGAGGCCGCTGTGCAGCGTTTTGGACTGAGCGCCGGTCGGGCAGAGATCACTCCTTTTTTGTTGGGCCATGAACGCATTGAAATCATTCACTTCCCGGAGGCACCACTACGCCACAAGGTGGATCCAGGGCCGTCGAACACACTGTGGTTTCAACATGTCGCGATTGTGGTGCGTGATTTGCTGAGGGCTGCTGAGAGATTGGCGCCTGTTGTGACCCCCATTTCTGCTGCACCTCAATATCTGCCCAATGGGGTTGGAGCGTGGAAATTCAGAAATGCTTGCGGCCATGCGATGGAACTCTTGTTTTTCCCAGAGGGGATGGGCGATCCCCGTTGGCATCAATCCGGCGAGTCTTTATTTCAGGGGCTTGATCACAGTGCAATCGCTGTTTCTGATTCAGATCGGAGCCTGCGCTTTTATGTTCGCGAGTTGGGATTGGAGTTGCGATACGCCTCTTACAACCAGGGTGTGGAGCAGCAACGGCTTGATGATTTGGACGCTGCTGAGGTTGTGATTCATGGAGTTGGAGGAAGATCTGGTTGTGGAGTTGAGTTTCTTCGTTACGTGCAGCCTGAACCGATAGGACCGTCCTCCGTTGATTTGCAGCCTCAAGATGCTCTTTATGCTCAGATCCTGGTAAGGGACACCACCTTGGCGACAGGTCAATTGTTGGTGGATCCTGATGGTCATCGCCTTTGGCTTCATCCTTGA
- a CDS encoding DoxX family protein — MDVVSLLVPDSSLGFASSGLILLRLFTGLVFIRHGWTKLSNLGLWADAMKTPAWLCFLSAFSMWAGGIALVVGFLTPLAAMAIAVSMIYAVVLELRNGFPFIAPDPFQIPQGDYAGPMGVGEPPSWEKAAMYVVMCSVLMTSGGGPISVDLLWVAPRLQQFLA, encoded by the coding sequence ATGGACGTTGTTTCTCTTCTGGTTCCTGATTCCTCTTTGGGGTTTGCATCCAGTGGTTTGATCTTGCTTCGCCTTTTCACCGGTTTAGTTTTCATTCGTCATGGCTGGACGAAATTAAGCAACCTTGGCCTTTGGGCTGATGCGATGAAAACTCCCGCTTGGCTCTGCTTTCTTTCGGCCTTTTCAATGTGGGCTGGAGGTATCGCTTTAGTGGTTGGGTTCCTCACGCCATTAGCGGCAATGGCCATTGCTGTGTCGATGATTTATGCCGTTGTCTTGGAGCTTCGCAATGGCTTTCCCTTTATCGCCCCTGATCCCTTTCAAATCCCTCAGGGAGATTATGCAGGCCCTATGGGAGTTGGAGAGCCTCCTAGTTGGGAAAAAGCAGCGATGTATGTGGTGATGTGTTCAGTTTTGATGACATCAGGTGGAGGGCCAATCAGTGTTGATCTGCTTTGGGTTGCTCCACGTTTGCAACAGTTTCTGGCTTAA